In the genome of Cyclopterus lumpus isolate fCycLum1 chromosome 19, fCycLum1.pri, whole genome shotgun sequence, one region contains:
- the LOC117748317 gene encoding zinc finger protein 385C-like isoform X2, whose product MVFGALSQSQVHPLLGSLPLPLPCRPFQPQTHPHLEHFLPLRINSSTPLSLFPNFSTMDPVQKAVINHTFGVAPVPKKKPIISCNICHLRFNSTIQAEAHYKGHKHARKMKALETQRKRQKNGHSPTTTRKDRGRERGMMGRGTVPMDSHLKDITGLSTSSQPAQQQPENIQESLLEPTTPSKPSHADSSSLRSPQPSPQISPGTQLNDLPSDSPPVEGCSLANGSAPHSDPQGSTTGGSRHKQMLDGHHSSQSQRRVKMTSSHRPTSRIRQRMGNKTRSVVGVSSQPFHCELCQVSVNSETQLKQHMCSRRHKERLAGKPVKAKFTPYNKLQSSVILATKLALQKQLSKALPARFLTNPLNHAALCAMAPGPLALRLPPGPTAFIHGPLISPTLFRPAPGPLRATHAPFIFSPY is encoded by the exons GTGCTCTCTCTCAGAGCCAGGTCCACCCACTCCTGGGCTCcctgcctctgcctctgccatGCCGACCCTTCCAGCCACAGACTCATCCCCATCTGGAGCACTTCCTGCCGCTCAGGATCAACAGCTCCACGCCGCTCAGTCTCTTCCCCAATTTTAGCACG ATGGACCCAGTGCAGAAGGCAGTGATCAACCACACCTTTGGCGTGGCTCCAGTGCCCAAGAAGAAACCCATCATTTCCTGCAACATCTGTCACCTGCGCTTCAACTCCACC ATCCAGGCAGAGGCCCACTACAAAGGTCACAAACATGCTCGCAAGATGAAAGCCTTGGAGACTCAGAGGAAGCGGCAGAAGAACGGTCACAGTCCGACAACAACACGAAAAGACAGAGGCCGAGAGAGGGGGATGATGGGAAGAGggacagtgcccatggactccCATTTGAAAGACATAACAG GCCTAAGTACTTCTTCCCAACCTGCACAGCAGCAACCAGAAAACATCCAGGAAAGCTTGCTGGAACCCACCACGCCCTCAAAGCCTTCACACGCAGACTCCTCCTCACTCCGTTCTCCTCAGCCCTCACCACAAATCTCCCCTGGCACTCAACTCAATGATCTACCTTCAGACAGTCCACCTGTGGAAGGGTGCAGCCTGGCCAATGGTTCAGCCCCACACTCTGACCCTCAGGGGAGCACCacgggag GCTCTAGGCACAAACAGATGCTTGATGGTCACCACAGCAGCCAGTCACAACGCAGGGTCAAGATGACATCATCGCACAGGCCCACCAGCCGAATTAGGCAGCGAATGGGAAACAAGACCAGATCAGTTGTGGGTGTATCCAGCCAGCCGTTTCACTGTGAATTGTGCCAGGTGTCAGTCAACTCAGAGACACAGCTGAAGCAG CACATGTGCAGCAGGAGACACAAAGAGCGTTTGGCTGGGAAGCCTGTCAAGGCGAAGTTCACGCCCTATAATAAACTACAGTCCAGTGTTATCTTAGCG ACCAAACTGGCCTTGCAGAAGCAGCTATCTAAGGCCCTGCCGGCAAGGTTCCTGACCAACCCCCTCAATCACGCTGCTTTGTGCGCCATGGCGCCTGGACCCTTGGCGCTACGGCTGCCGCCGGGTCCCACAGCCTTCATCCATGGTCCACTGATCAGCCCCACACTCTTCAGGCCTGCCCCAGGACCTCTGAGGGCCACACATGCACCTTTTATCTTCTCTCCTTACTAG
- the LOC117748317 gene encoding zinc finger protein 385C-like isoform X1, whose protein sequence is MVFGALSQSQVHPLLGSLPLPLPCRPFQPQTHPHLEHFLPLRINSSTPLSLFPNFSTMDPVQKAVINHTFGVAPVPKKKPIISCNICHLRFNSTIQAEAHYKGHKHARKMKALETQRKRQKNGHSPTTTRKDRGRERGMMGRGTVPMDSHLKDITGLSTSSQPAQQQPENIQESLLEPTTPSKPSHADSSSLRSPQPSPQISPGTQLNDLPSDSPPVEGCSLANGSAPHSDPQGSTTGGEEEEVVKVEEAKEVKSDTKPLHCPTCKVTLNSSSQLESHCSGSRHKQMLDGHHSSQSQRRVKMTSSHRPTSRIRQRMGNKTRSVVGVSSQPFHCELCQVSVNSETQLKQHMCSRRHKERLAGKPVKAKFTPYNKLQSSVILATKLALQKQLSKALPARFLTNPLNHAALCAMAPGPLALRLPPGPTAFIHGPLISPTLFRPAPGPLRATHAPFIFSPY, encoded by the exons GTGCTCTCTCTCAGAGCCAGGTCCACCCACTCCTGGGCTCcctgcctctgcctctgccatGCCGACCCTTCCAGCCACAGACTCATCCCCATCTGGAGCACTTCCTGCCGCTCAGGATCAACAGCTCCACGCCGCTCAGTCTCTTCCCCAATTTTAGCACG ATGGACCCAGTGCAGAAGGCAGTGATCAACCACACCTTTGGCGTGGCTCCAGTGCCCAAGAAGAAACCCATCATTTCCTGCAACATCTGTCACCTGCGCTTCAACTCCACC ATCCAGGCAGAGGCCCACTACAAAGGTCACAAACATGCTCGCAAGATGAAAGCCTTGGAGACTCAGAGGAAGCGGCAGAAGAACGGTCACAGTCCGACAACAACACGAAAAGACAGAGGCCGAGAGAGGGGGATGATGGGAAGAGggacagtgcccatggactccCATTTGAAAGACATAACAG GCCTAAGTACTTCTTCCCAACCTGCACAGCAGCAACCAGAAAACATCCAGGAAAGCTTGCTGGAACCCACCACGCCCTCAAAGCCTTCACACGCAGACTCCTCCTCACTCCGTTCTCCTCAGCCCTCACCACAAATCTCCCCTGGCACTCAACTCAATGATCTACCTTCAGACAGTCCACCTGTGGAAGGGTGCAGCCTGGCCAATGGTTCAGCCCCACACTCTGACCCTCAGGGGAGCACCacgggaggtgaggaggaggaggtggtgaaggtggaAGAAGCTAAAGAGGTCAAGAGCGACACAAAACCTCTTCACTGTCCTACGTGCAAAGTCACACTCAATTCCAGCTCCCAGTTGGAGTCTCACTGTAGTG GCTCTAGGCACAAACAGATGCTTGATGGTCACCACAGCAGCCAGTCACAACGCAGGGTCAAGATGACATCATCGCACAGGCCCACCAGCCGAATTAGGCAGCGAATGGGAAACAAGACCAGATCAGTTGTGGGTGTATCCAGCCAGCCGTTTCACTGTGAATTGTGCCAGGTGTCAGTCAACTCAGAGACACAGCTGAAGCAG CACATGTGCAGCAGGAGACACAAAGAGCGTTTGGCTGGGAAGCCTGTCAAGGCGAAGTTCACGCCCTATAATAAACTACAGTCCAGTGTTATCTTAGCG ACCAAACTGGCCTTGCAGAAGCAGCTATCTAAGGCCCTGCCGGCAAGGTTCCTGACCAACCCCCTCAATCACGCTGCTTTGTGCGCCATGGCGCCTGGACCCTTGGCGCTACGGCTGCCGCCGGGTCCCACAGCCTTCATCCATGGTCCACTGATCAGCCCCACACTCTTCAGGCCTGCCCCAGGACCTCTGAGGGCCACACATGCACCTTTTATCTTCTCTCCTTACTAG